A stretch of Bombina bombina isolate aBomBom1 chromosome 2, aBomBom1.pri, whole genome shotgun sequence DNA encodes these proteins:
- the LOC128648497 gene encoding MHC class II regulatory factor RFX1-like isoform X1 yields MSQDVPIVEDEWSHTGHQWEYQSSMRAPPSYSLGRAPQSYSLGRAPPSSSLGRAPPSAPAAPPAGTTAAPQATEAHQQASSLLQHCGPQATASPVAQEPVDTLYSPLGEEYITLQRRLVTSTESIQRGQERFFRGHERFFRDQEGLHKPSIELQREISASLRASVQNQSQIKQILSDMQMDNRWREQNQLLGALVEHFTHQQDTASSLSSVASAPAGTPESARTRRKRQSTTGTSAPSSKKPKNK; encoded by the coding sequence atgtcacaggatgtgcctattgtagaggatgagtggtcacacactggtcatcagtgggaataccaatcatctatgagagctccaccatcttattCACTGGGACGAGCTCCACAATCTTATTCACtcggacgagctccaccatcctcttccctaggacgagctccaccatcagcACCAGCAGCACCACCAGCAggaactacagctgcccctcaagcaacagAAGCACATCAACAAGCATCATCTCTTCTCCAACATTGTGGCCCTCAAGcaactgccagccctgttgctcaagagcctgtagatacattgtattctcccctgggtgaggaatacattacactccagaggaggctcgtcACAAGCACTGAGAGTATACAAAGAGggcaagagaggttcttcaggggcCACGAGAGATTCTTCAGGGACCAAGAGGGGTTACACAAAcctagcatagagctgcagagggaaatTTCAGCATCGTTAAGGGCAAgcgttcaaaaccagtcacagattaagcaaattctgtctgatatgcagatggacaatagatggagagaacaaaatcaacttttgggtgcgttggttgagcactttacacatcagcaggacactgcctccagcctatcatctgtggccagcgcACCAGCAGgaacaccagaatctgctagaacaaggagaaaaaggcaatccactacaggcacctcagctccctcatccaagaagccaaaaaataaataa